Genomic window (Gelria sp. Kuro-4):
TAGATCTGCAGGCCCGCCAGCGCCTGCGCAACGTCGAAAACATCCTGGTCGGCGGCATCGGCCTTCACGTTGGCGAAGGACTTGGCCCGCACCACGGGTTTGCCGGCTTCGTCCGTTCCCGTCTGCAGCGAAAGCTGTAGGCGGGCGCCCTCCGGGA
Coding sequences:
- a CDS encoding DUF1659 domain-containing protein, whose protein sequence is MAVQRVPEGARLQLSLQTGTDEAGKPVVRAKSFANVKADAADQDVFDVAQALAGLQIYPLVAVRRIDTGALNEVA